A window from Physeter macrocephalus isolate SW-GA chromosome 11, ASM283717v5, whole genome shotgun sequence encodes these proteins:
- the ISM2 gene encoding isthmin-2 translates to MPRLPGRAALPLCVVLLTALLAAVRGLPLRKPRGPGWSHVRLAEVSASPDTSSPREEEETRLLSRARLQAGLRRHRRWALTEPAALTLDKTSLPGTLEDAPLLLELQKLPGLANTDLSAPNPNIQVTIEVVEDPQAEVEMDLLAEPNNHWSQGAPSWLPAKELFWPLFWGYLEGEEGRPSVKDRAPGEEEEEEEEDYPPEYSESEDQEDNDEQDSGDDQEHGFSGAAGGWERGWLSPGDWAFKEPHSYGAEDKDPLGFPSEGWRPLAHNATDMLSPDADSCEKWLNCKSDFLAKYLSQVLRDLPSCPCAYPLEAVSSAVSLQDEHQGRSFRWRDASGPRERLDVYQPTARFCLRSLLSGESSTLAAQHCCYDAGSRLLTRGKGAGAPDLVSTDFSPELHFKVDTLPWILCKGDWSRYHAVRPPNNGRACTDNPPEEEYLAQLQEAKEF, encoded by the exons ATGCCTCGACTCCCCGGCCGCGCGGCGCTCCCCCTCTGCGTGGTGCTGCTGACCGCGCTGCTGGCCGCGGTGCGAGGGCTCCCCCTGCGGAAGCCGCGGGGCCCCGGCTGGAGCCACGTGAGGCTGGCGGAG GTCTCGGCCTCCCCAGACACCAGCTCTCCTAGAGAAGAAGAGGAGACCCGTCTGCTCTCCAGAGCCCGCCTCCAGGCAGGGCTGCGCCGACACAGACGCTGGGCTCTCACTGAGCCAGCAGCCCTGACCCTGGACAAGACCTCCTTGCCCGGGACCCTAGAGGACGCTCCCTTGCTGCTGGAGCTGCAGAAGCTGCCGGGATTGGCCAACACAGACTTGAGTGCCCCAAACCCCAATATCCAG GTGACCATCGAAGTGGTGGAGGACCCCCAGGCTGAGGTGGAGATGGACCTGCTGGCTGAGCCTAACAATCACTGGTCCCAGGGTGCCCCCAGCTGGCTGCCTGCCAAGGAACTCTTCTGGCCCCTCTTCTGGGGCTACCTGGAGGGCGAGGAAGGGAGGCCCAGTGTCAAGGACAGAGCcccaggggaagaggaggaagaggaagaggaagattaCCCTCCAGAGTACAGTGAGAGTGAGGACCAAGAGGACAACGATGAGCAAGACAGTGGTGATGACCAGGAGCACGGGTTCAGCGGGGCCGCAGGAGGCTGGGAGCGGGGCTGGCTGTCCCCCGGGGACTGGGCCTTCAAGGAGCCTCATAGCTACG GCGCTGAGGACAAGGACCCCTTGGGCTTCCCCAGTGAGGGGTGGCGGCCCCTGGCCCACAATGCTACGGACATGCTCAGCCCAG ATGCGGACAGCTGTGAGAAGTGGCTGAACTGCAAGAGTGACTTCCTAGCCAAGTACCTGAGCCAGGTGCTGCGGGACCTGCCCAGCTGCCCGTGTGCGTACCCGCTGGAGGCCGTGTCCAGCGCCGTGAGCCTGCAGGACGAGCACCAGGGCCGCAGCTTCCGGTGGAGGGACGCCAGCGGCCCACGCGAGCGCCTGGACGTGTACCAGCCCACGGCCCGCTTCTGCCTGCGTTCTCTGCTCTCCGGGGAGAGCAGCACGCTGGCCGCCCAGCACTGCTGCTACGACGCGGGCAGCCGGCTGCTGACCCGAGGCAAGGGCGCCGGCGCGCCCGACCTCGTCAGCACCGACTTCTCGCCCGAGCTGCACTTCAAGGTGGACACGCTGCCCTGGATCCTGTGTAAGGGGGACTGGAGCCGCTACCACGCCGTGCGGCCCCCGAACAATGGCCGGGCCTGCACGGACAACCCCCCCGAGGAGGAATACCTGGCGCAGTTGCAGGAGGCCAAGGAGTTCTAA
- the AHSA1 gene encoding activator of 90 kDa heat shock protein ATPase homolog 1 isoform X1 has product MKEEGVKLLREAMGIYISTLKTEFTQGMILPTMNGESVDPAGQPALKTEERKAKSAPSKTQARPVGVKIPTCKITLRETFLTSPEELYRVFTTQELVQAFTHAPAMLEADKGGKFHLVDGSVSGEFTDLIPEKHIVMKWRFKSWPEGHFATITLTFIDKNGETELCMEGRGIPAPEEERTRQGWQRYYFEGIKQTFGYGARLF; this is encoded by the exons ATGAAGGAAGAAGGGGTGAAACTCCTAAGAGAAGCAATGGGAATTTACATCAGCACCCTCAAAACAG agtTCACGCAGGGCATGATCTTGCCTACAATGAATGGAGAGTCAGTAGACCCAGCCGGGCAGCCAGCACTGAAAACTGAGGAGCGCAAG GCTAAGTCTGCTCCTTCAAAAACCCAGGCAAGACCTGTTGGTGTCAAAATCCCCACTTGTAAGATCACCCTTAGAGAAACCTTCCTGACATCACCAGAGGAGCTCTATAGAGTTTTTACCACCCAGGAG CTTGTTCAGGCCTTTACCCATGCTCCTGCAATGTTAGAAGCAGACAAAGGTGGCAAGTTTCACCTGGTAGATGGCAGTGTCTCTGGAGAATTCACTGATCTG ATCCCTGAGAAACATATTGTGATGAAGTGGAGGTTTAAATCTTGGCCAGAAG GGCACTTTGCCACCATCACCTTGACCTTCATTGACAAGAATGGAGAGACTGAGCTGTGTATGGAAGGCCGAGGCATCCCTGCCCCTGAGGAGGAGAGGACACGGCAGGGCTGGCAGCGGTACTACTTTGAGGGCATCAAACAGACCTTTGGCTACGGCGCACGCTTATTTTAG